The Drosophila bipectinata strain 14024-0381.07 chromosome 3L, DbipHiC1v2, whole genome shotgun sequence region GAACTCCGCTTTGAGGGACTGGACAACGGCCCGGGATCTGGACCATCGCGGCAAGCTGGAGGGCAAAGCGGCGGCCAGCAAGTTCATCCGATCATCGCCTGCCAAACTCTCTAGCGAGGAATCCTCTGCCCCAACGCCACCTGCCGGGATGAGTGCCTACATGAGCAAGAACGTGGCGGCCAAGATTCCTACCACCATGACCATCATCAATAGCAACTCGGCTGTGTCCAATGCCCTTCAGGCGGCGAATGCCGGCCTGCCGGCGGAGGAGGCCAACCTCGGGGATGAAGCCACTGCAGCCGCCAGCAACCAGGAAGGCCCCAAAACCACTCGACTCGTGTACAACAAAGCCCTGGAGGCAGTGCAGGGAACGGGTCATTGTCGGGGCTTCATTAAGGGCATATACACGCTGGAGGAGAGCCCATCCAGCCTGCCCATCTTCGGAGTGTTTTGCATCCGGTGGCGGCGGGCGAATGGCAAGGAGGAGAACGAGTCCAAGTTTGTCATCAGTGGACTGGACATTGCGGAGCCACCGCTGAATATATACTGTACCATTGAGGAGAAGATGTTCGTAAAGATGCCCATGGCTTTCAAAGTGGTGCTCAAAAATCCCACTACCCATGTGCTCCACTTGATAGCCAACCTGAGCATCAGCAAGACGGATAACTTTATATGTTCCGGTCACAAGCAGGTGAGGATTGGTTTGGATTCTTCCTGGAAAGCAGCTTCTAACTATTGTCTTCCAGCTGGATATCTCCATAATGGCCTATGAGGAGAAGGAACTAGTCTACAATCTGTATCCCCTGCAGGTGGGCTGGCAGGAGCTGCCGGTGCTGAGCTTGGAGTACAACACCAAGGCGGATCCGCAGAAGAACGACAGCCAGAATGCCTTGCTCGATGAGCTGGTCCAGCGAGCTCTGCCCAAACGAGTCTTTGTGCTGGTGAGTCTCCTCAAGATCTCCATGAATCTCTATCCTTAGTAACCTTTCTCTACCTCTTCCTGCAGCCACCTTTGAAGCAACAGAACAAGTAGAACCGGATGATGCAATGCTGGTGATTAGATTAAGTGTTTTAAAGTTTGCAAATACCAATAATGGTGTGTATAGATCGAACTACGCCTACTCTCCCTCTTTATTGATTAATAATCCAcaaaggaaaacaaacaaccggaaacggaaacatacatttacatacataaatagcTATAGCTATATATTTAGAGCGTTACATAGCATAATACTTCTCGAGTGTGATTGTGTGTGggtctgtatctgtgtgtgatCCGAAATTGTAAAGTATTTAATGTAATTGTTAAACGGGCAAAGACGCACTACTACTCGACATTCTTGTTAGTACGATTAAAGATAGTACGATATCTATTAGATAGACAGCAGTGCTAAGTCCTGGTCAGTACCGCAAGTTGCACATATTTTCGTACATCCTTTGAACGTACACTAATAAATAGAAAGCCTATACAAATATCCTTGAAAATCCAATCCACCAATGGGCATCATCCAATGGGGGTTTCAATCCACCAAGCTAAGCATCACTTTCCGCTCGAGGAGAACTTGAAGACACCGCTCttcttttggcttttgttttcgttCTGGAGGAAGGTAGagattaaatatattaaaattcttATGCTTATTAAAATTAGTTCATAAGCTCACCAGCAATCGATTACCAAACAGCATTATGGCCTTGTCCTCCTCCTGAGGGGTGGCCCGCTCTCCGGCGGACAGGATCGGCGTTCGCTGGTGGATATGTAGCTTCTGCTTGATGGCCTGCGAGAATATCACCCTCCGGCTGACCGATTTCATCGCCAGAAGCAGATCCAGCCACGTCCAGGTGACATTGTGGTACTCCAGTGTGGGAATAACCAGCGAGTAGTCGGTGATGTCCTCCAGATTCTTCTCCTTGTTGCCCTTGTAGCTGACACGCACAGGAACCTCGGGAATCTTGATGTAGATGAAGAGCTTGTTCTTCTCCGCTCGCTCCTTCATCTTCTCCACATCGTCCTTCTCGATTTTCACATAGAACTCCGAGTCCTTGGGGCCCTTCTTGTTCTTGCCCGACCGTTTGGTCGACGAGGAAGTGGAGGACTTGGCCTGTAAATTCGTTGTGGACGCTGAACTGGTGGAGGCATTGTCGTCCAGCTCGTCGCtggcctccgtctcggaggcATCTCGATCCGGGAAACAGAACTTCAGCATGGTGCTGTAAAACTTCTTGGTGATGGCTATCGTAATGGGCGCCACATTGATCTCAAAGTGTTCCTTCACCGAAATACCACCGACTGGCGCCTTTTCCCGGCAGAAGATTCGGAGGACTCTCTTGTGCGTGTCCACTGGCATGTCCTTTTGAATTTCCGTCGCCAATAGCACATCCCTGTAGATTTCCCTGGGCAAAAGATTCTCCATGCGTATGTTGCCCAGCTCCAGCAAGTGCTCCACCGAATCGTCGCTCTTGGACTTTTTCGTGTAAAGGAAAGCGCTGAGGACGAGATCAGCTATGCCGATCTGGCCATCCGTCTCCGTGAGCCGCCACTGAGCCCGCTTGAAGCAGATCTCGTTGGCCCGCACCATGGTAACCGATTTATCGGACCTCACGTTCGAGACTTTGCTCAGCTGGGACAGCTGCGTCTCCTTGTAGCAGAGCAGCATCATGTCCAAATCCTCGCTGTAGGTGTTCAGCTCCTCCTTGCTCTCGCGGATCTGTTGCTGCACTTTATCGAATTCGATGCGCAGCTCCATGGTGTCGCCATCCTCGAACCTCTCCTTGCTGATCATGTGTATGTCCTTCTCCAAGGAACGAATCTTCATCAGCAGGCTGCGAATCAGCGTTTGCTTCTGCTGGATGGGCCGCTTTTGATCCTCGGTGGAGTGCAACTGGAGCTGGAAACGCATCCGGGTGAGCTTCTCTGCCGCCTGCTTCCTTTGAGGCTCCACATACAGCAGCAGGTTGTTGACTATGTCCAGGATCATGGCGTACTGCAGCGAGTTGGTGCACACATCCAGATCGTGATGCATCAGCGTGAAGGCGTCCACGGGATCATCCTGTTTCTCCCACGGAGAAAGCAACTCCTCGGTGTGGGCTTGCGGAACTTCGGTTATGCTATTCGGGTCGACAGCATCGCCGTAGCTCACATAGAAGAACTCGCATTTACACTTGGAGACGATGCGCTGCAGCTGTACCGGCTGAGCCCCTCCAGAATTATCGCTCAGAATCGCTCCGACTGTTTCGGAGACGACGCCACCCACGCTCCGTCCACTGCCCACCAAATGGGATATGTCCTCGGGCATGTTATTGATCACCGTTTCGTCCTTGTCCTGGATGTTGTCCACAGTCAGCCACATAATCTCCTTTTCGAGCAGAGAATTATTGTCGCCGGCGCTCACGGTGGCATAGTACTGCATGCATTCGAGCAATCCCTTCCAGGTGGTCTTGGTAATCAGCGATCGTTCCCGCCAAACCGGTCGGTGTTCCCTCTGCAGGATCTCTGCCTTGGCCGCGCTAATGATCACATAGCCGGACGTCTCACAGCCCTTGAGTAACACCTGGCTGTTGACCAGACTAATGGACCAGTTCTCGTGGATTACATCCTGGGCTGCGCAAGCCTGCAGGCCCTGCAGCTGGAGCTCCCTGGACTGGGTGCTGTGATCATCACTGTAGACATTAAACTTGTGGTCCGCCTCCGCAATGAGCTGCTGCAACATAGCCGTGGCATGGACCTGTCCAGGTGCCTTCTTAAGCGACGCATTCGGATTGGAAACTGAAAGAGGTAATTTTTAGTCAAGTTTTTGGAAGAAAAAGCAAAACCACTCACTCGGCAAGACTTCGCTACTGGTGCTGGAGAGGGTAATGGTGCTATCGCTTCGCTGGTGCTTAAGGACAGCCGAGTTCCCGCCCTCCTTCCGATAGCTCTTCACAGCTTCCGTGGAGAGATTGTTCTTCAGCTTCTGGGACTTCATAAAGGAGTCGAACAGGGCGAAAGCCACGTCACGATTACTCTTGGTCCAGGCTCCTTTCAGGTCATAAACCACTAGTTTATGGGTCGGTGTGGTGGACTTGGCCTTGGCATCCTCCTCGGTGTTATTGGCCGCTGTGGGAATTAGTGCTTCTCTTCCATAGGATACCTTAGCTACGCTTAGGAAGTAGAACCTCACAATCTTGAAATCCGCTGCACTGGCAGCCAAGTTCTCGGAGCTGCTGTCCAGCTTCTCCGTCACAATGCTCTTCAGCCAGATCTCCGCATCGTTCAGTTCGCAGTTCATGTACACCGTCGACCAATCCGCTCGAGGTCGGTGGATCAGGCCATCATCAATGGGATTCAGGGTAAGTGAGTATTCGGAACTGAAGGACACCCGCCGGCCGTTCAGCTGAAAGCCCTTCTGCAAGGCGTGCGACATCCAGTAGAGCACCTGAAACTTGTGTAGGCACATCTGCAGGTTGGCTTTCTTGTAGTGCCGGCTGAGGGGCTTCTTCCTCGGCCTGACATTGTTGAAAACAGGACCCCGCCTCGTCGGTCTGGTTACTCCAGAGAGAATCAACTGGAGGCTTTCGAACCAACGCAATGTACTGCCGTACAGCACCAGACTGGGTATATCGATTTCCACATCGTCTCCCGCCTTGGGTTTCGTTTCAAAGGATATCCAAATGTTGAGGTTCAGCGATCGGAAAGCCCTGAAGGAGTCGTGGACCTGGTTGCTGGAATACTCCGGCAGCTTGTCCGGGGCACAGGGCATCACAGCGTGGTGATCGTTCGGATTAGCCAGGCATACCCAATTCAGCTTGACCGTAAGTTTAAGATTGGGGAAGTGCAGCAGGCGGCAATCGTCGTAACGTGAGGCAGTTCGTACCGTGACCTGGAAGAACCCCAAATGAATCAATATGTTCCAGATGAGTCTGAATTGATGCTCACATTAAGCTCCCCTTTAAACATAATCTTGGCATTCGTCAGCACAATACCACAGTTGTTCCAGGTCAGCTCCATTTCCTCCGTGGTGTTGTACGGGTCCAGGGAGGCATGGAGCAGTATGGTGAACTGCTTGGCTATCAGAGTGAGCCGACCATGCAGCAACAGCCTAAGTTTATCCCAGAAGGGGAGCGGGGGCGATGGATCCTTCGAGGGAGCCGAGATCTTCTCGAAACTCAGATTACACTGAGCCATCACCGGCTCCCAGCAGGCTCCAAACGCATAGCTACAGCTCTCCAGTTCGCAATCAAAGTCATGGTAGAACTTCAACGAGGGCATACTGCGCTGGACCACATCAGTCCCAAAGGGATCACCAACATCGATGAAGACATCGCGACGGGCACGCTTGGAACCCATCTGCTCCGCTCCGCATAGATTTCCGTAGAGACGCATGCTCTTTACATAGAACATGGGTTGCGGGAAGTCCCTGGAAATAAAGGAGTTCATTAATTACTAGCCAAGATTAAGATTCCTAACCCACCTCAGCATGAACTTCCACTCGGAGCAGCTAATGTTGACACCTCGACACCACAGGGTGGTGAACTCCAGTCCCTCCTCCGGCCAGGGACTTTCGTGATCGATTTCCCGCATGGTTCGCGTCACATTCTCGTAGCCATGAATCGAGGTGTCCGCCATGGCCATGATCTCCACATCCGTCATGATCCAGGCCAGCAAACGGGTTCTCACTGGACCACTCTCCCGGATCTTCTTCGAGCGCTGTATATAGATTTCGGAGCTCTTCTTGACCAGGTTGGCATAGAGATTCTCGATGTGGCCAGCTGCAAAGAGTAAGCGTTCCGACAACCGCTCGGCAATCTTCTTGTCGAACAAGGCCTTCCTCTTCAAGCTTTCAAGATATTCATCCACCAACAGGACATAGTTGTCCCGCAGCTTAACCTCAAACGGATCATCGCTGATTTCGAGAAGGAACTCCTTTATCTTAATTACCAAGTCGCTGGGCAGTGGAGAGTCCACCGTAAACGGCTTCTTCTTGTAGTTGTGCACCAGCTTTAGCCACTTGAAGTGGGAGACCAGTTCTCCGTTGATGGCATTGTAGAAATCATGATCGTATGGGAATATGGCCTTGAAGGAACCGATCGTGGTGACCCACACCTTGTTGGAGGGCAGCTGGAAGCCCGGAAAGTTTTGCCGTTCGTGGGCAAGTACTTCCAAGCGCGGCACCGACTGCATGTCCAGCTCCTTCACCGTAAAGATGTGCTGTTCGTCGATGTTGACAAACACGTTCACCGCATAGATCATGTTGCGCTCCTTGTTGCTGAAGAAGAGACCCTCGGCTAGGATTTGAACCGAGTGCTGGTGCGATAGCTTTATCTCGAAGTTGGTGCTCCGCTCGGCAGAGAATTCCACCACTAGGCCACCTCTGGGCAGGGATTTCTTTTCGGGTGAGGCCGGCAATGCCAGCTCTGTTTTCAAGTCCAGCATATCTCTGACTAGAGTGAGCAGATGCATGTGCAGATTGGAGTTCCAAGTGGCATCCGTATTGCCGGGAATGTAAACGGAAAGCTTGCCCAACGTGCCCTCCAGCTGCTCATGCTCCAGCCGGATCATCTTGCAGTTGGCAAACACATCGGAGAAGTCGGTTAGGCAGAGGGACGATGCCGTCATCGAACGCATAATAGCCATTTGGAACTCCTCCAGCTTCAGGGTGGCGATGTGCTGAGCTCGGCTCAAGCTAAGCTCCGAGAAACTCAACAGCATGTAGACATTGTGGTGGTTCACAAAATAGGCGGTAATGTCTTTGATTTTAACCGACAATCGTAATGAGGTAGACGGAGGTGATGGCTGTTTGCTTGCCAGCTGTGTTGGACTAGATTTTGCTCTCTTTGTGTCTAGACCCCGGTATTGATTGAGGCATTGCATCGACTTGACCACAAATTCGGCCAGTTGCATGCTGTATTCCGTGCGGAAAGTGTGCACCGAGATGTCCAACTTGGTGGTGTTGGCATACGAACAGAGTTTGACTAGGCTAACGCCCAGGAAAAATGGGGAACCGGGCGAATGGGTCTTCTTCAGGTTGTTGGTATCATTTATGGAATTACCCAAATTGGACCACAGGGTCTCCACCATAAGCTCCATGCTCCATTGTCGCTGGCCCAACAGCAGATTCAAGAACTTATTCTCATACACAGAGCTCCTCTTCTCCTCGATTTGCTTTAATAGGAACCGCGTGTGACTCACGCTCATGGCAATGTGCTCATCCTCCAATTTCATTAGCAGTGAGACATTAAACAGCTCCGCAATGCCTGTGACCACAATCCGTTGCATAATCCACTCGAGAACTCCGCCCTCCCGGCGCTGCTTGGCCCGCAGACATTTGTCAGCAGCCGTGTCCAAGTACAGATGATCTGGCAGAGATTTCTGTTTGTGAATCAAGTTCAGGGGTTGTGAGCTCCCTGATCGTTGACGGGCCAAAAAGTTATTGTTGACAAAGTCATAGATCTCGCTGTGATTGTAGATGATTTGGAATGTCTTGAGCTTAACGTACAGATTGAAGATGTCATTCTCCAGCTAAAATATAAAGTTTTTAATGATCCGGAAAGGTTAAAGGTGGTCAGTGAACCTACCACAGAGTCTATAGTGAATTGTTCTACAAACAAAAGCTTCTCGTATTTGGTGTCAATATCCAAATGTTGAAACACCAATTTGCCCAGCATGGAGGGCAACAGGTTTGTCTCATCCGTGGATTTGGAGTTGAATTCCCCAGTAATCTATGGTTACAGATTATAAGATTAGTTACCTATTACCCTTATTAAAATAAACCCACCTGAAGCAACTGCAACTTGGCACTGAAATCATTCTGCGAGTTCTCCTTCACTGCCGAAAACGTAGCCGCCTTGATGCTAAAGTTAAAGGTCTTTGGTATAATAGGAGCTAGTTTCTCGTAATTGTCGTTATCATAGGAGCCCTTGGACGGTGCAAAGGCAAGCTGTAGCCTTCGCGATTGCTGATCACTCGTCGTCCTTTGCTTGGCCTCGCTTATGAACTCGTAGAGTCCACCATGTATCACGGATTTGGCATTGTTTATCACCAGACTGAGGGTCTGCAAGAAAAGAGGTTTAGAAAACCCGTAAACAGATATTATGTTCTACTTACATCCATGGAAAGAGGTCCATGGGCAAATAGTGAGGCATCTAGGGTCACATCAAAGCTGACCTCGCCCAGGCAGGGCCGAATATTGTTCAGATTCTCCAGCGACTGGCGACGGGAGCTGCAATGCCTTAGCATTTTGGCCTGGGCCTCGCTTAGGGCCGCATTCACCAACAGAACCCGAGCATTTTGCACAATACTCCCGTCCAGATGAAGCTCCTTTGCAGTAGCATGGATGAACCAACCCGGATCGAAGTCATTGTTCATCAGCACCACCGATATGTTGTTCACATGCACGGCCATAAACTGGGCGAAGGTGATAATGCTAGCTGGAACTTTGGTTTGCCGGAAATCGGGCACACCCGCTGCCTCTGCCTTTTGAGCCGCTTCGGCCCCGGAACGTGGGAGCTCGTAGAAATCCTGGGGGTCATCCTGCCACCGGTGTATATCCTTGTTGATGCGTATGTCACGGATGTAGATGGACAAGAGCTTTGTCACCTCGGTGGTGAAGAAGCTGCTGCGTAAGCACACCTCCTCGATTTGCTGTCGGGAAATGAGGTTGgttatcaatttttaatttttttattggttgGGTTGGGGGCTAAAGGTTGGGGTCTGTTCGCTTACCACCGAGAATCCACTTTTGCTGATATGGACATTCTTGAGAGACAAATATGGCAACGAAATCCGGCCAATCCGAACTCTGACCCGAAACCGCCGGACCAAGTACCAACTAATACAAGTGGGCAGGATCCTACAGGGGAAATATGATTCAATCAATATCAATTATGATGACGCGATGCCAACAAGAAGGCAGCATTCCAATGGACGACTCACCAGTAAACAATTATGAATATTAGCAGGCAGAAGATAAGAAGATGAAGCATCATATTCACGCCACAAAGAGCATAGTGTTCCGGGAGTTACATATGTAGTGTTTACTGTTATTGAATGTTGATTACACTGAGGAATTTGCTAGTTAAACATGATGCGGGCAATATATTATGATCAGCTGTTAACCAGGGATGGACTATTGTATTGTAAACAATAGATGACACCTTTGATAAGAGTTCTTTTATATTAAGTTTATAGCTTAAATTAACAAAGGTAACTTAATTATTAATCTAATTAGTATATTGAATCATTAtgaattaaagtttttaaatttaatgcaGTAGCAGCGACAACCCAGATGCGTATGAACTTTTTCAAGGCATCTGGTCACATTAAACAAGCTATATCTTAAAAACAAATCAGAAACATTATCTTATCGACACTGCGCCCGCCTGAAAGTGCTTTTTGAGCATGCGATCGTGAAAATACGGCCATTAAAAACCCActatgctgctgctggagctgaACATTCTGACGCTGAACATTTGGTAAGGTCTCCTTTAGTGGATGCTGCTCTCCCCCCGATCTCGTGACCAAAATGGCATTGTTTATTTATCCATTTCTAATCTCAGGGGCATCCCATATGTGTCCAGCAATCGGGGACCTCGTATCGAAGCGATCTGTAAGGAACTTGCCAGCGGGAAATATGACATCGTTTCCTTACAGGAGGTGTGGACCCAGCAGGATAGCGAGCTACTCCAGAAGGCCACCCAGGCAGTTCTACCCTATGCTCACTACTTTCATAGCGGAGTAATGGGAGCTGGACTGCTGGTGCTATCAAAGTACCCCATTCTGGGCACCCTGTTTCATGCGTGGTCTGTCAACGGCTATTTCCATCGCATCCAGCACGCAGATTGGTTTGGCGGCAAGGGAGTGGGTCTCTGCAGGATTCTGGTTGAGGGCCAAATGGTCCACCTGTACAATGCTCACTTGCATGCCGAGTACGACAACGCCAATGACGAGTACAAAACACATCGAGTCATCCAGGCGTTCGATACGGCCCAATTCATCGAAGCCACGAGGGGTAATTCGGTGGTGCAGATCCTAGCTGGAGATCTGAACGCCCAGCCGCAGGACATCTCTTACAAGGTGCTGTTGTTCACCTCCAAAATGCTGGATAGCTGTGCCTCGGACACTTTCAGGACCAACGAGTGCGAGCACAACTCTTATACTTCTGCTCGGGCGCTAGCCAAGAACCCGCAGGGCATAAGGATCGATCATATCTTTGTGCGCGGGGGCGATGAGGTCAATGCTGAGATAGTGGAATACACGCTTCCGTTTCCGCATCGGGTGCCTGGCGAAAAGTTTAGCTTTTCGGACCATGAGGCGGTGCTGGCCAAGCTGAAACTAACCAGGATCACAGCTGCTACCCAACCTGAGGTGGCTACGATTGAGGTAAACTGTCAGGTGGTGGGCGAGGAAACCTGTTCAGTGCAAGAAAACCACTCTGGAGAGCCGCAGGATATGCCATGCCCCAATGGCTCTACTCCTATAGAATCTCAGCCAGCTGCCCGAACTGCCGCCCTACACGAAGCCCTGGAACTGTGTGATGCTTCCCTGCTCCAGCTGAATACGGATAGAATACTCTACTACAGTGCCGCCACCTTCCTGTTCGTCCTCCTTGTACTTTTGGTTGAATTTACGGCTCCCGTTGGCATGCGCACCATATTCTTGCTGCTTAAGTTCATCGTGTTCGGGGTCATACTTTTCTGCATTTTTATGGCCTCCATTTGGAACTACATGGAGCGAAACGGTGTGCTCCAGGGCAAGAAGTCAATGGAGGTGATGCTTCATCATGCCCAGAAGTACGAGTATTTCTATTGAACTCCGTTTGGTATTCCGTCACAATTACTTTCCCCTCAGCTCAAGGCGCATTTAAAATCTAAATTCTAGTTTAGTTCGacaatctatatatattttttaagtaaaattgTGACAAATTGTAGTTATTCAATGCAATATTATGGTCTCTTTCTTTTGTAATGTCATCCATATCCCAGGAActagttttataaaaaaaaaaccgaccAACGTTCTGCAAAAAAAATGCTCAATTGACTAAAAATCCATGTCTCTttgagtttaaaaattaaaaatttgaaaagcaataaaaataattatgaatCACTACCCCTTGAAGTATCTATTccgaaataaaaacatatagattttaaaattagtgtgtttttaacattttttctttattctcGAGTAGAAAACAGCTCCGCTTAATCCCAGATGGTGGTACATTTTATTCGGGCTTCTTACCCTTGGCCTGCTCGGCCTTCTTTCCCTTGACGGGGGCGGGCTTCTGGGAGCGCAGAACAGCGGAGGCGCGGCGAAGAGCAGcctgaaaattaataaaaactacTCGTTAATATTTGTGGTACatgttataaaaaataataactattTTTAAGAGCTTCAGAAAGAGTTTTCAACATGATCATTCTGCGATCTTGGTTGGTatagcaaataaaaaaaggaaatcatcATTTACTTGAACTAATCGAATTACTATCTAaattatagatatatatattaccTGTGTCAGGTCCTTGCGGTATTTGGAGCCGATCAGCAGGTTCTTCAGCTTTTTCAGGGAGCGACGGGGACCGGCCTTGAACTCAACGCGCACGGTGTTCTTGGCAGGACGCTGGGCA contains the following coding sequences:
- the hob gene encoding protein hobbit, which gives rise to MMLHLLIFCLLIFIIVYWILPTCISWYLVRRFRVRVRIGRISLPYLSLKNVHISKSGFSVQIEEVCLRSSFFTTEVTKLLSIYIRDIRINKDIHRWQDDPQDFYELPRSGAEAAQKAEAAGVPDFRQTKVPASIITFAQFMAVHVNNISVVLMNNDFDPGWFIHATAKELHLDGSIVQNARVLLVNAALSEAQAKMLRHCSSRRQSLENLNNIRPCLGEVSFDVTLDASLFAHGPLSMDTLSLVINNAKSVIHGGLYEFISEAKQRTTSDQQSRRLQLAFAPSKGSYDNDNYEKLAPIIPKTFNFSIKAATFSAVKENSQNDFSAKLQLLQITGEFNSKSTDETNLLPSMLGKLVFQHLDIDTKYEKLLFVEQFTIDSVLENDIFNLYVKLKTFQIIYNHSEIYDFVNNNFLARQRSGSSQPLNLIHKQKSLPDHLYLDTAADKCLRAKQRREGGVLEWIMQRIVVTGIAELFNVSLLMKLEDEHIAMSVSHTRFLLKQIEEKRSSVYENKFLNLLLGQRQWSMELMVETLWSNLGNSINDTNNLKKTHSPGSPFFLGVSLVKLCSYANTTKLDISVHTFRTEYSMQLAEFVVKSMQCLNQYRGLDTKRAKSSPTQLASKQPSPPSTSLRLSVKIKDITAYFVNHHNVYMLLSFSELSLSRAQHIATLKLEEFQMAIMRSMTASSLCLTDFSDVFANCKMIRLEHEQLEGTLGKLSVYIPGNTDATWNSNLHMHLLTLVRDMLDLKTELALPASPEKKSLPRGGLVVEFSAERSTNFEIKLSHQHSVQILAEGLFFSNKERNMIYAVNVFVNIDEQHIFTVKELDMQSVPRLEVLAHERQNFPGFQLPSNKVWVTTIGSFKAIFPYDHDFYNAINGELVSHFKWLKLVHNYKKKPFTVDSPLPSDLVIKIKEFLLEISDDPFEVKLRDNYVLLVDEYLESLKRKALFDKKIAERLSERLLFAAGHIENLYANLVKKSSEIYIQRSKKIRESGPVRTRLLAWIMTDVEIMAMADTSIHGYENVTRTMREIDHESPWPEEGLEFTTLWCRGVNISCSEWKFMLRDFPQPMFYVKSMRLYGNLCGAEQMGSKRARRDVFIDVGDPFGTDVVQRSMPSLKFYHDFDCELESCSYAFGACWEPVMAQCNLSFEKISAPSKDPSPPLPFWDKLRLLLHGRLTLIAKQFTILLHASLDPYNTTEEMELTWNNCGIVLTNAKIMFKGELNVTVRTASRYDDCRLLHFPNLKLTVKLNWVCLANPNDHHAVMPCAPDKLPEYSSNQVHDSFRAFRSLNLNIWISFETKPKAGDDVEIDIPSLVLYGSTLRWFESLQLILSGVTRPTRRGPVFNNVRPRKKPLSRHYKKANLQMCLHKFQVLYWMSHALQKGFQLNGRRVSFSSEYSLTLNPIDDGLIHRPRADWSTVYMNCELNDAEIWLKSIVTEKLDSSSENLAASAADFKIVRFYFLSVAKVSYGREALIPTAANNTEEDAKAKSTTPTHKLVVYDLKGAWTKSNRDVAFALFDSFMKSQKLKNNLSTEAVKSYRKEGGNSAVLKHQRSDSTITLSSTSSEVLPISNPNASLKKAPGQVHATAMLQQLIAEADHKFNVYSDDHSTQSRELQLQGLQACAAQDVIHENWSISLVNSQVLLKGCETSGYVIISAAKAEILQREHRPVWRERSLITKTTWKGLLECMQYYATVSAGDNNSLLEKEIMWLTVDNIQDKDETVINNMPEDISHLVGSGRSVGGVVSETVGAILSDNSGGAQPVQLQRIVSKCKCEFFYVSYGDAVDPNSITEVPQAHTEELLSPWEKQDDPVDAFTLMHHDLDVCTNSLQYAMILDIVNNLLLYVEPQRKQAAEKLTRMRFQLQLHSTEDQKRPIQQKQTLIRSLLMKIRSLEKDIHMISKERFEDGDTMELRIEFDKVQQQIRESKEELNTYSEDLDMMLLCYKETQLSQLSKVSNVRSDKSVTMVRANEICFKRAQWRLTETDGQIGIADLVLSAFLYTKKSKSDDSVEHLLELGNIRMENLLPREIYRDVLLATEIQKDMPVDTHKRVLRIFCREKAPVGGISVKEHFEINVAPITIAITKKFYSTMLKFCFPDRDASETEASDELDDNASTSSASTTNLQAKSSTSSSTKRSGKNKKGPKDSEFYVKIEKDDVEKMKERAEKNKLFIYIKIPEVPVRVSYKGNKEKNLEDITDYSLVIPTLEYHNVTWTWLDLLLAMKSVSRRVIFSQAIKQKLHIHQRTPILSAGERATPQEEDKAIMLFGNRLLNENKSQKKSGVFKFSSSGK
- the nSMase gene encoding putative neutral sphingomyelinase — translated: MLLLELNILTLNIWGIPYVSSNRGPRIEAICKELASGKYDIVSLQEVWTQQDSELLQKATQAVLPYAHYFHSGVMGAGLLVLSKYPILGTLFHAWSVNGYFHRIQHADWFGGKGVGLCRILVEGQMVHLYNAHLHAEYDNANDEYKTHRVIQAFDTAQFIEATRGNSVVQILAGDLNAQPQDISYKVLLFTSKMLDSCASDTFRTNECEHNSYTSARALAKNPQGIRIDHIFVRGGDEVNAEIVEYTLPFPHRVPGEKFSFSDHEAVLAKLKLTRITAATQPEVATIEVNCQVVGEETCSVQENHSGEPQDMPCPNGSTPIESQPAARTAALHEALELCDASLLQLNTDRILYYSAATFLFVLLVLLVEFTAPVGMRTIFLLLKFIVFGVILFCIFMASIWNYMERNGVLQGKKSMEVMLHHAQKYEYFY
- the RpL28 gene encoding large ribosomal subunit protein eL28, which codes for MATSSHLNWLIIRNNNAFLLKKRDVKKPFSTEPNNLASVSSYRYSGIVHKKTLGVVPTADKKGFTAVLKKGKYAQRPAKNTVRVEFKAGPRRSLKKLKNLLIGSKYRKDLTQAALRRASAVLRSQKPAPVKGKKAEQAKGKKPE